In Cytophagales bacterium, the following are encoded in one genomic region:
- a CDS encoding WYL domain-containing protein yields the protein MPATRNALIRYKTIDNCLRNRFRQWTLEDLIDACSEALYDYEGIDKGVSKRTIQMDLQIMRSDKLGYHAPIIVNDKKFYTYSDPEYSITNVPLTAHDLNKLTEVVDILRQFKGFSHFTELSGMVQKLENKIHTSSNEGRSIIDLEKNEDLRGLEYIDPIFQAISNEQCIHLSYQSFKAKQPESFLFHPALLKEYRNRWFVLGKRKAKLNFMLLALDRIQSLDSSEEKVLAFDPEVLEHFFSPVVGVTVSDGIQTEEVIIEADHSAAPYVLTKPIHHSQQLLKTTEKGVVISLQVQLNFELERELMGFGENVKVLAPERLVQRINTRLSRMASLYGN from the coding sequence ATGCCTGCCACCAGAAATGCCCTTATTCGATACAAAACGATTGATAACTGTCTTAGAAATCGGTTTCGTCAATGGACACTGGAAGACCTTATTGATGCTTGTTCCGAAGCTTTGTATGATTATGAGGGCATTGACAAAGGCGTCAGTAAGCGTACCATTCAGATGGATCTGCAGATCATGCGCAGTGACAAACTAGGTTACCATGCTCCCATCATTGTAAATGACAAGAAGTTCTATACCTATTCGGATCCAGAATATTCTATCACCAACGTCCCATTGACAGCACATGACCTCAATAAATTAACGGAAGTGGTGGACATTCTCAGACAATTCAAAGGCTTCAGTCATTTTACGGAGTTGAGTGGGATGGTCCAGAAGCTGGAAAATAAAATTCATACTTCGTCTAATGAAGGCAGATCGATCATCGACCTGGAGAAGAATGAAGATCTGAGAGGTTTGGAATACATCGATCCGATATTCCAGGCCATTTCGAATGAGCAATGTATCCATCTCTCCTATCAATCTTTCAAAGCCAAACAGCCGGAATCGTTTTTATTTCACCCGGCTTTACTTAAAGAATACCGTAATCGATGGTTTGTATTGGGTAAAAGAAAAGCAAAGCTGAACTTCATGCTCCTTGCACTTGATCGCATCCAATCTCTCGATTCCAGTGAAGAAAAGGTTTTAGCCTTTGATCCAGAGGTGCTTGAGCATTTTTTCAGTCCGGTGGTGGGTGTAACAGTATCTGATGGCATTCAAACTGAAGAAGTGATCATTGAAGCGGATCATTCAGCAGCTCCGTATGTATTGACTAAACCCATTCACCATAGTCAGCAATTGCTGAAGACCACCGAAAAAGGAGTAGTTATCTCTCTACAGGTTCAATTGAATTTTGAACTGGAGCGGGAACTAATGGGATTTGGAGAAAATGTAAAAGTATTGGCCCCGGAACGGCTGGTCCAGCGAATCAATACCCGATTATCCAGGATGGCATCATTATATGGCAATTGA